The following are from one region of the Rhodopirellula sp. P2 genome:
- a CDS encoding sulfatase, translating into MFIRRILGLGLFLSLCFNLQASHGQDSESSQGNQRKNVLFLISDDLNTRIGCYGDPLVQTPNIDRLAARGVLFQNAACQYPLCGPSRNSMLCGLYPDTTGIHGNAQIFRDSIPERWSLPQAFRLDGYFAGRIGKMYHYNVPKSVGTNGHDDPASWELELNPAGCDRLIEEPDIFTLRKNAFGGTLSWYASPRPDEAHTDGMLADDASWVLERCAKRNDRPFFLAVGFYRPHTPYVAPKEYFDLYDLEDMPLFDNVKEDNADVPEAALLSRKKEQELLTDDLRRKAVQAYYASTTFMDAQVGKVLDTLKRTGLDKNTIVVFTSDHGYFLGEKGLWQKQALFDQVAGVPLIIAEPGRTSGAVATSPVGLVDLYPTLTEWCDVPTQEWMQGQSLVPMLRDPSAAGRGHSLTMVVRNDRQAKQRYYGYSIRTQRYRLTLWDDGKRGTELYDHQNDPEEFTNLAHGDRKNDPEIATVIRELTQKLEAERTKGMPASGKRTEYKVGNWNPMLRIDN; encoded by the coding sequence ATGTTTATCAGGCGGATTCTCGGCCTCGGACTGTTCCTCAGCTTGTGTTTCAATCTTCAAGCGTCCCACGGACAAGATTCCGAAAGCTCCCAAGGCAACCAACGCAAGAACGTGTTGTTCTTGATTTCCGATGATTTGAACACTCGCATCGGTTGCTACGGGGATCCGCTGGTCCAAACCCCCAACATCGATCGCCTGGCCGCCCGAGGCGTCCTGTTTCAGAACGCGGCCTGCCAGTACCCCCTGTGCGGCCCGTCGCGAAATTCGATGTTGTGCGGGCTGTATCCGGACACCACCGGCATCCACGGCAACGCCCAGATTTTTCGTGATTCGATTCCTGAGCGTTGGTCGCTGCCACAAGCCTTCCGGCTGGACGGGTACTTCGCCGGTCGCATCGGAAAAATGTACCACTACAACGTTCCCAAATCCGTTGGCACCAACGGCCACGATGACCCCGCGTCCTGGGAACTGGAACTCAATCCAGCCGGTTGCGATCGACTGATCGAAGAACCCGATATCTTCACGCTTCGCAAGAACGCGTTCGGCGGAACGCTGTCCTGGTACGCATCGCCTCGCCCAGACGAGGCCCACACCGATGGGATGCTAGCAGACGACGCGTCCTGGGTTCTGGAACGCTGCGCCAAACGCAACGACCGCCCGTTCTTTCTAGCCGTTGGGTTCTATCGACCGCACACGCCCTATGTGGCACCCAAGGAATACTTCGATCTTTACGACCTGGAAGACATGCCGCTGTTTGACAATGTCAAAGAAGACAACGCGGACGTTCCCGAGGCGGCCTTGCTCAGTCGGAAAAAGGAGCAAGAGCTACTCACCGACGATCTGCGCCGCAAAGCGGTCCAGGCTTACTACGCCAGCACCACGTTCATGGACGCGCAAGTCGGCAAGGTGCTCGACACGCTCAAACGCACCGGCTTGGACAAGAACACGATCGTGGTCTTCACCAGCGACCATGGCTACTTCCTAGGTGAAAAGGGATTGTGGCAGAAGCAAGCCTTGTTCGACCAAGTCGCTGGCGTGCCGTTGATCATCGCCGAACCCGGACGCACCTCCGGCGCGGTGGCCACCTCGCCCGTGGGGCTGGTCGACCTGTATCCGACGCTGACGGAATGGTGTGACGTGCCCACGCAAGAATGGATGCAAGGCCAATCGCTCGTTCCGATGTTGCGGGATCCCTCGGCAGCAGGCCGCGGTCACTCCCTGACGATGGTCGTTCGCAATGATCGTCAAGCCAAACAACGCTACTACGGGTATTCCATTCGGACCCAGCGGTACCGGCTGACCCTGTGGGACGACGGCAAACGTGGCACCGAGCTCTACGATCACCAGAACGATCCCGAGGAGTTCACCAACTTGGCTCACGGCGATCGCAAAAACGATCCCGAGATCGCCACCGTGATTCGCGAGTTGACGCAGAAACTCGAAGCCGAAAGAACCAAAGGGATGCCCGCGTCCGGCAAGCGAACCGAATACAAAGTTGGCAACTGGAACCCAATGCTCCGCATCGACAACTGA
- a CDS encoding redox-sensing transcriptional repressor Rex produces the protein MGMNTEHAADGSDNPDESDRRAELSTPAVGRLSLYYRELHRLLDAGETSTNSRDLGAMVNVSPAVVRRDLSSIGSIGRRGVGYDVAILADRIGVVLGSGVQWKAVLIGVGSLGNALLRYRGFERLGFSLAAAFDTDPSKYGREVGGTTVRSLDDLEEVLATAKPELAILAVPSEQASQVATRVVAGGIQGILNFAPTTLRVPAGTAIINVDLASELQQLAFRIQNR, from the coding sequence ATGGGCATGAACACAGAGCACGCTGCGGACGGTTCCGACAATCCCGACGAGAGCGATCGTCGGGCCGAGTTGTCGACGCCCGCGGTGGGACGATTGTCGCTGTATTACCGTGAATTGCACCGTTTGCTGGATGCCGGTGAAACGTCCACGAACAGCCGTGACCTGGGCGCGATGGTCAATGTGTCGCCCGCTGTCGTGCGCCGCGACCTCAGCTCGATTGGATCGATCGGTCGTCGCGGGGTTGGATACGACGTTGCGATCCTGGCCGACCGAATCGGTGTCGTTCTGGGATCAGGCGTGCAGTGGAAAGCGGTCCTGATCGGCGTCGGGTCGCTGGGCAACGCTTTGCTGCGTTATCGCGGGTTCGAACGCCTGGGCTTTTCGCTGGCGGCCGCGTTTGACACGGATCCAAGCAAGTATGGCCGCGAAGTCGGGGGCACGACGGTTCGTTCCCTGGACGATTTGGAAGAGGTGTTGGCGACCGCAAAACCCGAATTGGCCATCCTGGCCGTGCCGAGTGAACAAGCCAGCCAGGTCGCCACTCGCGTGGTGGCCGGTGGGATTCAAGGCATCCTGAATTTTGCCCCCACAACCCTTCGCGTGCCCGCTGGCACAGCGATCATCAACGTGGATCTCGCCAGTGAACTGCAACAGCTGGCGTTTCGAATCCAGAACCGTTGA
- a CDS encoding methionine-R-sulfoxide reductase, whose translation MPLLSKPVWKKCFALTAAGVLLFVTNGCGGPMASINADDSTTTKTGEPDDVAVETVKQDDSAKKPAVSAKTSAFQMPSNRFELNMDSSPFNPLTEAEAYVILQKGTEPPGDGGYTLTKDPGTYICKRCNTPLYHAKDKFVSHCGWPSFDDEIEGSVKRNRDADGRRIEIVCANCGGHLGHVFHGERLTAKNTRHCVNSISMKFIPEGKEMPKPIKATDVKKEEKAIKPKATDAKPSAE comes from the coding sequence ATGCCCCTGCTCTCAAAGCCTGTTTGGAAAAAGTGCTTCGCCCTCACCGCTGCCGGTGTCTTGCTTTTCGTGACCAATGGCTGTGGTGGCCCGATGGCATCCATCAACGCGGATGATTCCACCACGACGAAGACCGGCGAGCCCGATGACGTTGCGGTTGAAACGGTCAAGCAAGACGACTCTGCCAAAAAGCCCGCTGTCTCGGCCAAGACATCTGCCTTCCAAATGCCCTCCAACCGATTTGAGCTGAACATGGATTCGAGCCCGTTCAATCCGCTGACCGAAGCCGAAGCCTACGTGATCCTGCAAAAGGGCACCGAACCACCAGGAGACGGTGGCTACACGTTGACCAAAGATCCCGGCACGTACATCTGCAAACGCTGCAACACGCCGCTGTATCACGCCAAAGACAAATTTGTCAGCCACTGTGGCTGGCCCAGCTTCGATGATGAAATCGAAGGTTCCGTGAAACGCAATCGAGACGCCGATGGACGCCGGATCGAAATTGTCTGTGCGAACTGCGGCGGCCACCTCGGCCATGTTTTCCACGGAGAACGCTTGACGGCTAAAAACACTCGCCACTGCGTGAACTCCATCTCGATGAAGTTCATTCCGGAAGGCAAGGAAATGCCCAAGCCAATCAAAGCGACCGACGTGAAGAAAGAAGAGAAGGCGATCAAGCCGAAAGCGACGGACGCCAAGCCTTCCGCCGAGTGA
- the mscL gene encoding large conductance mechanosensitive channel protein MscL, producing MGLVQEFKEFALKGSVIDLAVGVVIGGAFGGIVKSLVDNIIMPPINLLTARSGVNFKEAALTIETESPKLDEAGKIIEGEGAGMLVQDYPILNYGPFTQTIFEFLLIAIALFVAIKLINAARARMEEEPEEEEVAKPSEDIQLLREIRDALQKS from the coding sequence ATGGGTTTGGTTCAAGAGTTTAAAGAGTTTGCACTCAAAGGCAGTGTCATCGATTTGGCGGTTGGGGTTGTGATCGGCGGTGCCTTTGGTGGCATCGTGAAGTCGCTGGTCGACAACATCATCATGCCACCGATCAATTTGTTGACAGCTCGCTCGGGAGTCAACTTCAAAGAGGCTGCCCTGACGATTGAAACCGAGTCGCCCAAGCTCGACGAGGCTGGAAAGATCATCGAAGGCGAAGGTGCCGGGATGCTGGTTCAGGACTATCCCATTTTGAACTACGGCCCATTCACTCAAACCATTTTTGAATTCCTGCTGATCGCCATCGCCTTGTTCGTAGCGATTAAGCTGATCAACGCTGCTCGGGCGCGGATGGAAGAAGAACCGGAAGAGGAAGAGGTCGCCAAGCCGAGCGAGGACATTCAACTGTTGCGAGAAATTCGCGACGCCCTTCAAAAAAGCTGA
- a CDS encoding alpha/beta hydrolase — protein MSHRRSFAFVFAAALTCQSIGVGGFVSAADATLDAEASSEVVEGQFVYKTITDDSSGKSTELFVDWTRPADWSAEDSRPAVVFFHGGGWTGGKPGQFASHSKELAERGMVCFRVKYRLLNKKSKLPPDTCVEDASDAFRYIRANASQFGIDPERIATGGGSAGGHLAAYLGMMDDQVVDGVSRKPAAMLLFNPVYDNGPGGWGTARVGDAYSKYSPAHNITKDDPPSIVFLGTNDKLIPVATGERFRDACQEQGVRSELHLYEGQPHGFFNAKKTDGGGKIYRDTMEKTVAFLKALSWID, from the coding sequence ATGAGTCACCGACGTTCGTTTGCATTTGTTTTTGCCGCCGCACTCACATGTCAATCGATCGGAGTGGGTGGCTTCGTCAGCGCCGCCGACGCCACGCTCGATGCAGAAGCATCGAGCGAAGTGGTGGAAGGGCAGTTTGTGTACAAGACGATCACAGACGATTCGTCAGGCAAGTCGACGGAGTTGTTCGTTGACTGGACGCGGCCGGCGGATTGGTCGGCAGAAGATTCTCGTCCCGCAGTCGTGTTCTTTCATGGCGGCGGTTGGACGGGCGGGAAACCGGGCCAGTTCGCTTCGCACAGCAAGGAACTGGCGGAACGCGGCATGGTTTGTTTTCGCGTGAAGTATCGGTTGCTGAACAAAAAGTCCAAGTTGCCACCGGACACTTGCGTCGAAGACGCTTCGGATGCGTTTCGCTACATCCGAGCCAACGCCAGCCAATTCGGGATCGATCCAGAGCGGATTGCGACCGGCGGCGGTTCAGCAGGAGGCCACTTGGCCGCCTACTTGGGCATGATGGATGACCAAGTCGTGGACGGAGTTTCTCGCAAACCAGCGGCGATGCTGTTGTTCAACCCCGTTTATGACAACGGGCCAGGCGGATGGGGCACCGCCAGAGTTGGCGATGCGTACTCGAAGTATTCACCTGCGCACAACATCACGAAGGACGATCCGCCGTCAATCGTGTTCCTGGGGACCAACGACAAGTTGATCCCGGTCGCGACCGGCGAGCGGTTCCGCGACGCCTGTCAAGAACAGGGCGTTCGCAGCGAGCTGCACCTTTACGAGGGCCAGCCACACGGATTCTTCAACGCGAAGAAGACCGATGGCGGCGGCAAAATCTACCGCGACACGATGGAAAAGACGGTCGCGTTTTTGAAAGCACTCAGCTGGATCGATTGA
- a CDS encoding UPF0104 family protein, which produces MKFDPRKLVGPLMALLLFGLAVRLLIGEAHKVSWDDFVAGLTGVPTAYLVIATFLVALNYGLLICYDILALRYVCRALPLRRVSLVAFLGYALGNNLGTLLAAAPIRYRFYHRWGLTHRQIVALMSVLALTFWSGVCVLGGVVLVLHPIELPAKFDLPFGVRTLGAILLSIAVFYAGICLVWRKPWPIGKLHLRPPSLGLATAQASVAIVDLTISATALYLVMPGDAVVPFPTVLAAYLVGITVSLITQVPGGLGVLELILWTLLKDTVGKPVLASVLIFRVIYYILPLLVGMIVLVAHEIYSGAMEARHDAETFDSTTV; this is translated from the coding sequence GTGAAATTCGATCCCCGCAAGCTTGTCGGCCCGTTGATGGCGCTGTTGCTGTTCGGCTTGGCCGTGCGGCTGCTGATCGGCGAAGCTCATAAAGTCTCCTGGGATGACTTTGTCGCTGGCTTGACCGGCGTCCCAACCGCCTACCTGGTGATTGCCACCTTCCTGGTGGCGCTGAACTACGGCCTGCTGATCTGCTACGACATCTTGGCACTTCGGTATGTCTGCCGAGCACTGCCGCTGCGACGAGTCTCTCTGGTCGCTTTTTTAGGGTATGCCCTGGGAAACAACCTGGGCACGCTGCTGGCGGCGGCCCCGATCCGGTACCGCTTCTATCATCGCTGGGGGCTCACCCACAGACAAATTGTGGCCCTGATGAGCGTGCTGGCCCTGACATTCTGGTCGGGCGTCTGCGTGCTAGGCGGTGTCGTTCTGGTCCTGCACCCGATCGAACTGCCAGCCAAATTCGACCTGCCCTTTGGGGTCCGAACGCTTGGAGCGATCCTGCTTTCGATCGCCGTTTTTTATGCAGGCATCTGCCTGGTTTGGCGAAAACCGTGGCCGATTGGCAAACTGCACCTGCGCCCGCCAAGCCTAGGACTGGCCACCGCTCAGGCCTCCGTCGCGATTGTCGACCTGACGATTTCCGCGACCGCACTTTACCTGGTGATGCCCGGTGACGCGGTGGTGCCGTTTCCCACCGTCCTGGCTGCGTACCTGGTCGGAATCACCGTTTCCCTGATCACCCAGGTCCCCGGTGGCCTCGGCGTGTTGGAATTGATCCTCTGGACGCTGCTCAAAGACACGGTCGGAAAACCCGTGCTCGCCTCCGTTTTGATCTTCCGAGTGATCTACTATATTTTGCCACTCCTGGTAGGGATGATCGTCCTGGTCGCTCACGAGATCTACAGCGGCGCGATGGAAGCTCGCCATGACGCGGAAACGTTCGACTCAACAACAGTTTGA
- a CDS encoding S10 family peptidase, with amino-acid sequence MNWKCFASLWMLLLLSTNVFGDDAAPSKGTPAEEKSSDELTDQFVTTEHSFSVAGETIDYTATAGRLVMQTDELDPKAEVFFVSYTRETDDITKRPITFCFNGGPGSSSVWLHLGMLGPKIIRFPDDASVLRPPYHLDENHQSLLDITDLVFIDPVSTGYSRPAKDVSKSDFHGYNEDVRSVGQFIHDYTTQFERWLSPKLILGESYGGLRVAGLSGYLRDHYKMELNGAIVISGAINFQTLRFSPSNDVPDVCFLPTYTATAWYHKQLDEELQSLPLAEVVAKSEKFAYRQYAPALLKGTSIGKKERQRVAEELARLTGLSEEYVLSSNLKISMQRFGKELLRDQALTVGRFDGRYTNIDRDSAGETPEFDASGAAIFGPFTACLNDYMHRDLKYKDRRVYEILTGNVHPWSYKPFEGRYVDASETLRRAMTANPSFKLFVACGYYDLATPHFAMEYTIDHMGLSPERSKNLTIKHYEGGHMMYVHEPSLKQLRQDLVEFYQGAVGETAE; translated from the coding sequence ATGAATTGGAAATGCTTTGCAAGCTTGTGGATGCTGTTGTTATTGAGCACCAATGTGTTCGGCGACGACGCAGCCCCCTCGAAGGGCACCCCGGCGGAAGAGAAATCGAGTGACGAGTTGACGGACCAATTTGTCACCACCGAGCACTCGTTCAGCGTGGCAGGTGAGACGATTGATTACACCGCCACCGCGGGTCGTTTGGTCATGCAAACTGACGAACTGGATCCCAAAGCAGAAGTCTTTTTCGTCTCGTACACCCGTGAGACCGACGACATTACCAAGCGTCCGATCACGTTCTGCTTCAACGGCGGACCGGGGTCTTCTTCGGTTTGGCTGCACTTGGGGATGCTGGGCCCCAAGATCATCCGCTTCCCAGACGATGCGTCTGTGCTGCGTCCTCCGTATCACCTCGATGAAAACCACCAGAGCCTCCTCGACATCACCGACCTGGTGTTCATCGACCCCGTCAGCACCGGTTACAGCCGTCCCGCAAAAGACGTCAGCAAGAGCGATTTCCATGGCTACAACGAAGACGTCCGCAGCGTCGGCCAGTTCATCCATGACTACACCACTCAGTTCGAACGCTGGCTCTCACCGAAATTGATCCTCGGCGAAAGCTACGGCGGACTGCGCGTCGCGGGGCTGAGCGGCTACCTGCGAGACCATTACAAAATGGAACTCAACGGGGCCATCGTGATCTCCGGTGCCATCAATTTTCAAACGCTGCGGTTCTCGCCCAGCAACGATGTCCCAGACGTGTGCTTTTTGCCGACCTACACAGCGACGGCTTGGTACCACAAGCAACTCGACGAGGAACTGCAATCGCTTCCACTGGCGGAAGTCGTCGCAAAATCGGAGAAGTTTGCGTACCGCCAATACGCCCCTGCTTTGCTGAAAGGTACCAGCATCGGCAAGAAGGAACGTCAACGTGTCGCCGAGGAACTCGCACGCCTGACGGGCCTGTCGGAAGAGTACGTGTTGTCGTCCAACCTCAAGATTTCGATGCAACGTTTCGGCAAAGAGTTGCTTCGCGATCAAGCGTTGACCGTCGGCCGTTTCGACGGTCGTTACACAAACATCGACCGTGACTCAGCCGGCGAGACGCCCGAATTCGATGCCAGTGGCGCCGCGATCTTCGGCCCTTTCACGGCTTGCTTGAACGATTACATGCATCGTGATTTGAAGTACAAGGACCGACGCGTCTACGAGATTCTGACCGGCAACGTGCACCCGTGGAGCTACAAACCCTTCGAAGGCCGCTACGTCGATGCGTCAGAAACCTTGCGTCGAGCGATGACAGCCAACCCGTCCTTCAAATTGTTCGTCGCCTGTGGCTACTACGATCTTGCCACGCCCCATTTCGCGATGGAGTACACCATCGATCACATGGGATTGTCACCGGAACGCAGCAAGAACTTGACGATCAAGCATTACGAAGGTGGGCACATGATGTACGTCCATGAGCCGTCCCTCAAGCAACTGCGTCAAGACCTGGTCGAATTCTACCAAGGTGCGGTTGGCGAAACCGCCGAATAA
- the hmpA gene encoding NO-inducible flavohemoprotein — MLSENTIRIVKEITPAVAANAETITRRFYERMFEVNPEVKVFFNQSHQHTGGQQKALAGAICAYFTHIDNPAVLLPAVELIAQKHCSLGIQAEHYPIVGANLLAAIKDVMGEGATEEVLGAVEEAYGFLADIFIGRETEIYQDQAQMPGGWNGTRTFVVSRKTPESDCVTSFYLTPEDGGELPAFKPGQYITVHVDHPVTPTSPRNYSLSDHCQEPHYRISVKREGALQADAPGGLISNHLHDQMQEGDLIEVGPPCGEFTLDPSEKVTEPVVFLAGGIGVTPLLSMAKSLLKAQPEAEVVFVQAARNSASQAFADELRTLAESSPRLKLRTIYDSPLADDLSSGKCDATGLLTKETICDWAPVETARFFFCGPKPFMQVVHSTLSELGVADHRLQYEFFGPKQELVPA; from the coding sequence TTGCTCAGTGAAAACACCATTCGCATCGTCAAAGAGATCACGCCCGCCGTCGCCGCCAACGCGGAGACGATCACCCGGCGTTTTTATGAGCGAATGTTTGAAGTGAATCCGGAGGTCAAGGTTTTCTTCAACCAGTCGCACCAGCACACCGGTGGTCAGCAGAAGGCTTTGGCGGGTGCGATCTGTGCCTACTTCACTCACATCGACAACCCTGCGGTGTTGTTGCCCGCCGTGGAACTGATCGCTCAGAAGCACTGTTCGCTAGGAATTCAAGCCGAACACTATCCGATCGTGGGCGCGAATTTGTTGGCAGCGATCAAGGATGTGATGGGCGAAGGGGCGACGGAAGAAGTCCTGGGTGCGGTGGAGGAAGCGTATGGGTTCTTGGCTGACATCTTCATCGGTCGTGAAACCGAGATCTATCAGGATCAAGCCCAGATGCCCGGTGGATGGAACGGCACGCGAACGTTTGTGGTCTCGCGAAAGACGCCCGAAAGTGACTGTGTGACATCGTTCTATTTGACTCCCGAGGACGGAGGAGAATTGCCTGCTTTCAAACCGGGGCAATACATCACCGTCCACGTCGATCATCCGGTCACGCCCACCTCGCCTCGCAACTACAGTTTGTCCGACCATTGCCAAGAGCCTCATTATCGGATCAGCGTGAAGCGTGAGGGAGCACTGCAAGCCGATGCGCCAGGCGGTTTGATTTCGAACCATTTGCATGACCAGATGCAGGAGGGGGATTTGATCGAGGTTGGACCACCTTGTGGAGAATTCACGCTTGATCCAAGCGAGAAAGTGACGGAACCGGTGGTCTTCTTGGCCGGCGGGATCGGGGTGACCCCGCTGCTGTCGATGGCAAAGTCATTGCTGAAAGCTCAGCCCGAGGCGGAGGTCGTGTTCGTGCAGGCAGCTCGCAACAGTGCGTCACAGGCGTTCGCGGATGAGTTGCGAACGCTCGCGGAATCATCGCCAAGGTTGAAGTTGCGTACCATCTATGACAGTCCGCTGGCGGATGATTTGTCTTCCGGAAAGTGCGACGCCACCGGGCTGCTGACCAAAGAAACGATCTGCGACTGGGCGCCCGTGGAAACGGCTCGGTTCTTTTTCTGTGGCCCCAAGCCATTCATGCAAGTGGTTCATTCCACGTTGTCTGAACTGGGGGTCGCGGATCATCGGTTGCAGTATGAGTTCTTTGGTCCCAAGCAAGAATTGGTGCCTGCTTAG